A stretch of the Rhizobium sullae genome encodes the following:
- a CDS encoding ABC transporter substrate-binding protein: MRNFRKIGILAGLALSVSAAALNAYASEPTIPPEPAPFPAEGKIKYVARDSILEFKALPEYNEPDWVKTNFVDTGKLPSVKDRLPKEPLVFKTENMPDGIGAYGDTMRHVIGGRPEGWNYGAGQTQGWGGIDIGLSECLTRTAPLFQVEAKDTEPLPNLAKSWEWSEDGHKLTMHLIEGAKWSDGAPFGADDIMFYWEDEVIDPNVSPLGGGASPEAFGTGTTLKKIDDHTVEWTFKEAFPKQYLYTMAYPNFCPGPSHILKPQHPKYSKNTYDQFKNAFPPEYMNMPVMGAWVPVEYRPDDIIVMRRNPYYWKVDEKGNQLPYLNELHYKLSTWADRDVQAVAGSGDFSNLEQPENFVASLKRAAEKTAPARLAFGPRLIGYNLRMNFSANGWGDPDGRGQAIRELNRNEDFRKAVTMAFDRKAIGDSLVKGPFTAIYPGGLSSGTSFYDRQSTVSYPYDLEGAKAGLAKAGLKDTDGDGFVNFPAGQAGGKNVEIVLLVNNGYATDKSLAEGVVGQMEKLGLKIIINALDGPKRDDAHYAGRFDWLIQRNTTELASVVQNTEQLAPVGPRTSWHHRAGKDDQLDLMPFEKELVDIVNKFRTSQNNDERVSLMKEYQKISTEHVNTVGLTEYPGALIINKRFSNIPQGTPIFMFNWAEDSVIRERLWVAADKQQKYELFPEQLPGKPGEKGPLN, translated from the coding sequence ATGAGAAATTTCCGCAAAATTGGCATTCTTGCCGGACTGGCGCTGAGCGTCTCGGCCGCAGCCTTGAATGCATACGCATCCGAACCGACCATTCCGCCGGAGCCGGCGCCGTTTCCGGCTGAAGGCAAGATCAAGTACGTGGCCCGCGACTCCATTTTGGAGTTCAAGGCGCTGCCGGAATATAATGAGCCGGACTGGGTCAAGACGAATTTCGTAGATACCGGCAAGCTGCCGTCGGTCAAGGACCGGCTTCCGAAGGAGCCGCTGGTTTTCAAGACTGAGAACATGCCGGACGGCATCGGCGCTTACGGCGATACAATGCGCCATGTCATCGGCGGGCGCCCTGAAGGCTGGAATTATGGCGCCGGGCAGACGCAGGGCTGGGGCGGCATCGATATCGGCCTTTCGGAATGCCTGACGCGCACCGCACCGCTCTTCCAGGTGGAGGCCAAGGATACGGAACCGCTTCCGAACCTTGCCAAGAGCTGGGAATGGTCCGAGGATGGGCATAAGCTCACCATGCACCTGATCGAAGGCGCGAAATGGTCGGACGGCGCCCCCTTCGGTGCCGACGACATCATGTTCTACTGGGAAGACGAGGTCATCGACCCGAACGTCTCGCCGCTTGGCGGCGGCGCATCACCGGAAGCCTTTGGTACGGGCACGACACTGAAGAAGATCGATGACCATACTGTCGAATGGACGTTCAAGGAGGCCTTCCCAAAACAATATCTCTACACGATGGCCTATCCCAATTTCTGCCCGGGTCCATCGCATATCCTCAAGCCGCAGCATCCGAAATATTCAAAGAATACTTACGACCAGTTCAAGAACGCCTTCCCGCCGGAATATATGAACATGCCGGTGATGGGGGCTTGGGTGCCGGTCGAATACCGGCCGGACGACATCATCGTCATGCGCCGGAATCCATACTATTGGAAAGTCGACGAGAAGGGCAATCAGCTGCCCTACCTCAACGAACTGCACTACAAGCTTTCGACTTGGGCAGACCGTGACGTTCAGGCGGTTGCCGGATCGGGCGACTTCTCGAACCTCGAGCAGCCGGAAAACTTCGTCGCTTCCTTGAAGCGCGCTGCCGAAAAGACGGCACCTGCCCGTCTCGCCTTCGGTCCCCGCCTGATCGGGTATAACCTGCGCATGAACTTTTCGGCCAACGGCTGGGGCGATCCGGACGGGCGCGGCCAGGCGATCCGCGAGCTGAACCGCAACGAGGATTTCCGCAAGGCTGTCACCATGGCCTTCGATCGCAAAGCCATCGGCGACTCGCTCGTTAAGGGGCCGTTCACGGCCATTTACCCCGGCGGCTTGTCGTCCGGTACGAGTTTCTATGATCGGCAATCGACCGTCTCTTATCCATACGACCTTGAAGGCGCGAAGGCCGGGCTTGCAAAGGCGGGCCTGAAAGACACCGATGGCGACGGCTTCGTGAATTTCCCGGCCGGACAGGCGGGCGGAAAGAACGTCGAGATCGTGCTGCTCGTCAACAACGGCTATGCCACCGACAAGAGTCTTGCCGAAGGCGTCGTCGGCCAGATGGAGAAGCTTGGCCTCAAGATCATCATCAACGCACTCGACGGACCGAAGCGCGATGATGCACACTATGCCGGCCGCTTCGACTGGCTGATCCAGCGCAACACCACGGAACTGGCTTCGGTCGTGCAAAACACCGAGCAGCTCGCGCCTGTCGGCCCGCGTACCAGTTGGCACCACCGTGCCGGCAAGGACGACCAGCTTGATCTGATGCCCTTTGAAAAGGAGCTTGTCGATATCGTCAACAAATTCAGGACAAGCCAGAACAATGACGAGCGTGTCAGCCTGATGAAAGAGTATCAGAAGATCTCGACGGAGCACGTAAATACTGTCGGCCTCACGGAGTATCCAGGGGCACTCATCATCAACAAGCGCTTCTCGAACATCCCGCAGGGCACGCCGATCTTCATGTTCAACTGGGCTGAAGATTCTGTCATCCGCGAGCGCCTGTGGGTGGCTGCCGACAAGCAGCAGAAATATGAACTTTTCCCCGAGCAACTTCCCGGCAAGCCGGGAGAGAAGGGTCCGTTGAACTAG
- a CDS encoding AraC family transcriptional regulator, whose product MLQDLIANGQSMRTVSLPRGRQRLHAMPTSAGYEVRENEIYDWDGRRRGQTPFTVLQHTISGTGHLRYQNRNYRLQSGDTLLVLVPHNHRYWLEKGDRWEYFWISMHGEETLRIHKMVLGLAGPVLRLQPSTIDHLADCSLRLVKGATTPGAASAIAYEAAMALYDDVFGSPAFAADLSAMQPVIDHIHANLDQPLPVSELAAIVGLSRAHFSRSFAESEGMPPAEYVLQQRLLRAAKLLTKADFLPVKEVSIICGFEDSNYFSKVFRRVYGITPTEFRTTGMYASIGKGR is encoded by the coding sequence GTGCTGCAGGATTTGATCGCCAACGGGCAGTCCATGAGGACGGTTTCCCTGCCGCGCGGGCGCCAGCGCTTGCACGCCATGCCGACAAGTGCTGGCTATGAGGTGCGGGAAAACGAGATCTATGATTGGGATGGCAGGCGGCGCGGCCAGACCCCCTTTACCGTTCTGCAGCATACCATCAGTGGCACCGGCCATCTGCGCTATCAGAACCGCAACTACAGGCTACAAAGCGGCGATACGCTGCTGGTTCTCGTTCCGCACAATCACCGCTACTGGCTCGAAAAGGGTGACCGGTGGGAGTATTTCTGGATATCGATGCATGGCGAGGAGACGCTGAGAATCCACAAGATGGTGCTCGGGCTTGCCGGTCCGGTTTTAAGGCTCCAGCCATCGACCATCGATCATCTCGCCGACTGCAGTCTTCGCCTTGTCAAAGGCGCAACGACGCCCGGGGCGGCGTCCGCAATCGCCTATGAAGCGGCCATGGCGCTTTACGACGATGTCTTCGGCTCACCGGCTTTTGCAGCAGACCTCAGCGCCATGCAGCCGGTGATTGACCATATCCATGCCAATCTCGACCAGCCGTTGCCAGTCAGCGAGCTTGCAGCCATCGTCGGTCTCAGCCGCGCGCATTTTTCCCGCAGCTTCGCCGAAAGCGAAGGCATGCCGCCTGCCGAATATGTGCTTCAGCAAAGGCTGCTGCGCGCGGCAAAGCTTTTGACGAAGGCCGATTTCCTGCCGGTCAAGGAGGTCTCGATCATCTGCGGCTTCGAAGATTCCAACTATTTCTCCAAAGTCTTCCGCCGCGTTTACGGCATCACCCCCACGGAGTTCCGAACCACCGGCATGTATGCAAGCATCGGCAAGGGACGCTAG
- a CDS encoding ABC transporter permease, translating into MLRFLLMRTASAVPVLFILSVATFAIIQAPPGDYADYIRSQLINQSGASFAQAEAQAQAYRVEHGLDQPMVIQYFNWIGGIVTRGDFGYSMYYNKPVADVVGERLPRTLLLALVCHLFASVLGIGFGIWAATRQYTWIDSLLSGISFLGMTVPRFLMALIIVYLLVFQFNISEIGSFFSPQYGGAPWSWAKFVDLVSHVWPVVAIATFGGLAYNMRVMRGNLLDTLNAQYVETAKAKGLTGSAVVMRHAVPNALHPLVMYQGVVLPYMLTGEIETAIIFALPTVGPAIVGSMAIGDVYVTATFMLVLSATLIVGNIIADMLLAMLDPRVRQYGGA; encoded by the coding sequence ATGTTACGATTCCTGCTCATGCGCACAGCCTCTGCGGTTCCCGTGCTTTTCATCCTGAGCGTGGCGACATTTGCCATCATCCAGGCGCCGCCCGGCGATTACGCCGATTACATTCGCTCCCAGCTGATCAACCAGAGTGGCGCGTCCTTCGCGCAGGCGGAAGCGCAGGCGCAGGCCTACCGCGTCGAGCATGGCCTCGATCAACCGATGGTCATCCAGTACTTCAACTGGATCGGTGGCATCGTCACCCGCGGCGATTTCGGCTACAGCATGTACTACAACAAGCCAGTTGCCGACGTCGTCGGCGAGCGCCTGCCGCGCACGCTGCTGCTAGCCCTCGTCTGCCATCTCTTCGCTTCCGTGCTCGGCATCGGCTTCGGCATTTGGGCGGCAACACGCCAGTATACCTGGATCGACAGCCTTCTTTCCGGCATTTCCTTTCTCGGCATGACGGTGCCGCGCTTTCTGATGGCACTGATCATCGTCTACCTGCTGGTGTTCCAATTCAACATTTCTGAGATCGGCAGCTTCTTCTCGCCGCAGTATGGCGGCGCGCCATGGTCGTGGGCGAAGTTCGTCGACCTCGTCAGCCATGTCTGGCCGGTCGTGGCGATCGCGACGTTCGGGGGGCTTGCCTACAATATGCGCGTCATGCGCGGCAATCTCCTCGACACGCTGAACGCGCAATATGTCGAGACTGCCAAGGCGAAAGGCTTGACCGGGAGCGCGGTCGTCATGCGCCATGCCGTGCCCAACGCGCTGCATCCGCTGGTCATGTATCAGGGCGTCGTGCTTCCCTACATGCTAACCGGAGAAATCGAGACGGCGATCATTTTTGCCCTGCCGACCGTAGGCCCCGCCATTGTCGGCTCGATGGCCATCGGTGACGTCTACGTCACCGCGACCTTCATGTTGGTGCTGTCGGCGACGCTGATCGTCGGCAATATCATTGCCGATATGCTGCTTGCCATGCTGGACCCGCGCGTCCGCCAGTATGGAGGAGCCTGA
- the melA gene encoding alpha-glucosidase/alpha-galactosidase, with product MSFKIAIIGAGSVGFTKKLFTDILCVPEFKDVEFALTDLSEHNLQMIKAILDKIVESNKLPTRVTATTDRRKALEGARYIISCVRVGGLEAYADDIRIPLKYGIDQCVGDTICAGGILYGQRNIPVILDFCKDIREVAEPGAKFLNYANPMAMNTWAAIEYGKVDTVGLCHGVQHGAEQIAEVLGAKSPAELDYICSGINHQTWFIDLRLNGCKIGKDELVAAFEAHPVYSQQEKLRIDVLKRFGIYSTESNGHLSEYLPWYRKRPDEITKWIDMSDWIHGETGGYLRHSTETRNWFETEFPQFLESASKPIDPDKRSNEHASHILEALETNRVYRGHFNVKNNGVITNLPADAIIESPGFVDRFGINMVSGITLPEACAATCISSINVQRMSVHAAISGDIELLKLAVLHDPLVGAVSTPEEVWQMVDEMVVAQARWLPQYADAVPAAQERLSKSSVKTRDWAGAARRNVRSIEELRAEKAALKQAI from the coding sequence ATGAGTTTCAAAATCGCTATCATCGGTGCGGGCAGCGTCGGCTTCACCAAGAAGCTGTTCACGGACATTCTGTGCGTTCCGGAATTCAAGGATGTCGAATTCGCGCTGACGGACCTCAGCGAACATAATCTTCAGATGATCAAAGCGATCCTCGACAAGATCGTCGAATCCAACAAGCTGCCGACTAGGGTCACGGCAACGACCGACCGCCGCAAAGCGCTCGAAGGCGCGCGCTATATCATCAGCTGCGTGCGTGTCGGTGGTCTCGAAGCCTATGCCGACGATATCCGCATTCCGCTGAAATACGGCATCGACCAATGCGTCGGCGATACGATCTGCGCCGGCGGCATTCTCTATGGTCAGCGCAACATTCCGGTCATCTTGGATTTCTGCAAGGACATCCGTGAAGTCGCAGAACCGGGCGCGAAATTCTTGAACTACGCAAATCCGATGGCGATGAATACTTGGGCTGCGATCGAATATGGCAAGGTCGATACGGTCGGCCTGTGCCATGGTGTGCAGCACGGGGCTGAACAGATCGCCGAGGTGCTCGGCGCCAAATCGCCGGCGGAACTCGACTATATCTGCTCGGGCATCAACCATCAGACATGGTTCATCGATCTGCGCCTCAACGGCTGCAAGATCGGCAAGGACGAACTCGTCGCGGCCTTCGAAGCCCATCCGGTCTATTCGCAGCAGGAGAAGCTGCGCATCGATGTGCTGAAGCGCTTCGGCATCTATTCGACGGAAAGCAACGGGCACCTTTCCGAATACCTGCCGTGGTACCGCAAGCGTCCGGACGAAATCACCAAGTGGATCGACATGTCCGACTGGATCCATGGCGAGACCGGCGGCTATCTCCGTCACTCGACGGAAACGCGCAACTGGTTCGAGACGGAATTCCCGCAGTTTCTTGAATCGGCCTCGAAGCCGATTGATCCGGACAAACGCTCCAACGAACATGCTAGCCATATCCTTGAGGCGCTGGAGACCAACCGCGTCTACCGCGGCCACTTCAATGTCAAGAACAATGGCGTCATCACCAATTTGCCGGCTGATGCGATCATCGAGTCGCCTGGCTTCGTCGATCGCTTCGGCATCAACATGGTCTCCGGCATCACGCTTCCGGAAGCCTGCGCCGCAACGTGCATCTCGTCGATCAATGTCCAGCGCATGTCCGTCCATGCGGCGATCAGCGGCGATATCGAGCTTTTGAAGCTTGCGGTGCTGCACGACCCGCTCGTCGGTGCCGTCTCGACACCCGAAGAGGTTTGGCAGATGGTCGATGAAATGGTCGTGGCTCAAGCTCGCTGGCTGCCCCAATATGCCGACGCCGTTCCGGCTGCGCAGGAGCGTCTGTCGAAGTCCAGCGTAAAGACCCGCGATTGGGCGGGTGCTGCACGGCGCAACGTGCGCTCGATCGAGGAGCTGCGCGCCGAAAAGGCGGCCTTGAAACAGGCCATTTGA
- a CDS encoding ABC transporter permease — MFAFDSSLPPPHEETVKKPPHGNESYIALVWRRLKRSWTGMMGLILVGLLIIMAVFADFFAPMDPKATDVGFAPPQVMSFHDKDGNFVFRPRVYALADSEELDPVTFQPIVGPDYDNPRYLGFFVKGADYKLFGLIPANRHFFGSTDGQPVHFLGTDKFGRDVLSRAIIGSRISLVIALTVVFIVTIVGTTVGMVSGYFGGTFDVWVQRFVELVLAFPQLPLYLALTSLIPVTAPTNVFLAFVIIVMSALGWAQMSREVRGKTLALARIDYVRAAMAVGATDKRIIFQHIFPNVMSHVIVSVTLHIPSVVLLESFLGFLGFAVKPPLISWGLMLQDTANYSVIGTYPWILAPVGFVLVTVFAFNALGDGLRDAVDPY; from the coding sequence ATGTTCGCCTTCGATTCCTCCCTTCCGCCGCCACATGAAGAAACCGTCAAGAAGCCGCCGCATGGCAACGAAAGCTATATCGCGCTCGTCTGGCGCCGCCTGAAGCGCTCCTGGACGGGCATGATGGGCCTCATCCTCGTCGGTCTGCTGATCATCATGGCTGTCTTTGCGGATTTCTTCGCGCCGATGGACCCGAAGGCAACCGATGTCGGTTTTGCGCCACCGCAGGTCATGAGCTTCCACGACAAGGACGGCAATTTCGTCTTCCGGCCGCGCGTCTATGCGCTCGCCGATTCAGAAGAGCTCGACCCCGTCACGTTCCAGCCAATCGTTGGTCCGGATTATGACAATCCGCGCTACCTCGGCTTCTTCGTGAAGGGGGCGGACTACAAGCTTTTCGGCCTCATTCCGGCCAACCGGCATTTCTTCGGTTCGACAGATGGCCAGCCGGTGCATTTTCTGGGTACCGACAAATTTGGACGCGACGTGCTTTCGCGCGCAATCATCGGCTCGCGCATTTCGCTGGTGATCGCACTGACCGTCGTCTTCATCGTCACGATTGTGGGTACCACGGTCGGCATGGTCTCCGGCTACTTCGGCGGTACCTTCGATGTCTGGGTCCAGCGGTTCGTTGAGCTGGTGCTCGCCTTCCCGCAATTGCCGCTCTATCTGGCGCTGACGTCGCTGATCCCTGTCACGGCTCCGACGAACGTCTTCCTTGCCTTCGTCATCATCGTCATGTCGGCACTCGGCTGGGCGCAGATGTCGCGCGAAGTTCGCGGCAAGACGCTGGCTCTGGCGCGCATCGATTATGTGCGGGCGGCGATGGCTGTCGGCGCGACCGACAAGCGTATCATCTTCCAGCACATTTTCCCGAATGTGATGAGCCACGTGATCGTATCGGTGACCCTGCACATTCCGAGCGTCGTGCTGCTTGAATCCTTCCTCGGGTTCTTAGGCTTTGCCGTAAAGCCGCCACTGATCTCCTGGGGCCTGATGCTGCAGGATACGGCGAACTATTCCGTTATCGGCACCTATCCCTGGATCCTCGCTCCCGTCGGCTTCGTGCTTGTGACCGTCTTTGCCTTCAATGCGCTGGGCGACGGCCTGCGCGACGCAGTCGATCCTTACTGA
- a CDS encoding ABC transporter ATP-binding protein yields the protein MALSLVSSFAPAIRHDHDGRKESPIIDARNIAVNFKVEDGLVEAVKDISFQLYRGETIAIVGESGSGKSVTARTVMGLLSKRAAVSPKSTIDYDGANILKFSERARRKLRGNRISMIFQEPMSSLNPIYTIGSQIVEAIRVHKKIGRRQAEARALELLKHVQIPDPEARLKQYPHQLSGGQRQRVMIAMALANDPDVLIADEPTTALDVTVQAQILNLIRNLQKELRMAVILITHDLTVVRQFSDYVYVMQHGEMREHNTTERLFANPQHPYTKHLLGSEPRGQANPLPENSEIILDAKNVRVSFMLRHGTFFRPEMRELVAVDSLSLTLRRHETLGLVGESGSGKTTFGQALVRLNDPDGGEIYFDHQPIHGRSRAEMRPLRSRMQVVFQDPFSSLNPRMTIGQIIEEGLVVNKLGATKSERMDRVREALIAAGMPGHILSRFPHEFSGGQRQRIAIARAIALEPEFILLDEPTSALDLSVQAQIIELLRRLQDERGLSYLFISHDLKVVRALCHRVIVMQHGRIMEEGPVNDVLSNPKTAYTERLVKAAFEVA from the coding sequence ATGGCCCTTTCTCTTGTCAGTTCTTTCGCGCCGGCCATCCGTCACGACCACGATGGCCGCAAGGAAAGCCCGATCATCGACGCACGCAATATCGCTGTGAACTTCAAGGTCGAAGATGGGCTGGTCGAGGCGGTTAAGGATATCTCGTTTCAGCTCTATCGCGGCGAGACGATCGCGATCGTCGGCGAATCCGGATCCGGCAAATCGGTAACCGCGCGCACGGTGATGGGGCTTCTTTCGAAACGCGCGGCCGTCTCGCCGAAATCGACCATCGACTATGACGGTGCCAATATCCTGAAATTCTCCGAACGCGCACGGCGCAAGCTGCGCGGCAACCGCATCTCGATGATTTTCCAGGAGCCGATGAGCTCGCTAAACCCGATCTACACGATCGGCAGCCAGATCGTCGAAGCGATCCGGGTGCATAAGAAGATCGGCCGCAGGCAGGCCGAGGCACGGGCGCTGGAGCTTCTGAAGCACGTGCAGATTCCAGATCCCGAAGCGCGGCTGAAACAATATCCGCATCAGCTCTCGGGCGGCCAGCGCCAGCGCGTGATGATTGCCATGGCGCTCGCCAACGATCCGGACGTCCTGATCGCCGACGAGCCGACGACGGCGCTTGACGTCACCGTGCAGGCACAGATCCTGAACCTTATCCGCAACCTGCAGAAGGAACTGCGGATGGCGGTGATCCTGATTACCCACGATCTCACGGTCGTTCGGCAGTTCTCGGACTACGTCTATGTGATGCAGCATGGCGAGATGCGCGAGCATAACACGACCGAGCGGCTTTTTGCCAATCCTCAGCATCCTTACACGAAACATCTGCTTGGCTCCGAGCCGCGCGGCCAGGCAAACCCATTGCCGGAAAATTCCGAGATCATTCTTGATGCCAAGAACGTGCGCGTTTCCTTCATGCTGCGCCACGGCACCTTCTTCAGGCCGGAAATGCGGGAGCTCGTTGCTGTCGACAGTCTGAGTCTCACGCTTCGTCGTCATGAGACGCTTGGTCTCGTCGGCGAATCCGGTTCCGGCAAAACCACCTTCGGTCAGGCGCTGGTCCGGCTGAACGACCCGGACGGCGGCGAAATTTACTTCGATCACCAGCCCATCCACGGCCGCTCGCGCGCCGAAATGCGGCCGCTGCGCTCGCGCATGCAGGTCGTCTTCCAGGATCCGTTCTCGTCGCTCAATCCGCGCATGACGATCGGCCAGATCATCGAGGAGGGACTGGTTGTCAACAAGCTCGGCGCGACCAAGTCCGAGCGCATGGACCGGGTGCGCGAGGCGCTGATTGCGGCCGGCATGCCGGGTCACATTCTCTCGCGCTTCCCGCATGAGTTCTCCGGCGGCCAGCGTCAGCGCATCGCCATTGCCCGCGCGATCGCGCTTGAACCCGAATTCATCCTGCTCGACGAACCGACCTCGGCGCTCGATCTTTCCGTCCAGGCGCAGATCATTGAGCTCCTTCGCAGATTGCAGGACGAGCGGGGCTTGAGCTACCTCTTCATCTCGCACGATCTCAAGGTCGTGCGGGCGCTGTGCCACCGTGTGATCGTCATGCAGCACGGCCGCATCATGGAAGAGGGGCCTGTCAACGACGTTTTATCCAACCCCAAGACCGCCTACACGGAACGGCTGGTGAAAGCCGCTTTCGAGGTAGCATGA